Proteins found in one Lycium ferocissimum isolate CSIRO_LF1 chromosome 6, AGI_CSIRO_Lferr_CH_V1, whole genome shotgun sequence genomic segment:
- the LOC132059681 gene encoding peroxidase 47-like — protein sequence MGKYELFMVILLLDIIVSGWRFDGGGGYGLVDGLRMDYYYMMNCPFAEGIVKNTVNRHLQTDPTLAAALIRMHFHDCFIQGCDASVLIDSTKGNTAEKDSPANLSLRGYEIIDDVKEQLENQCPGVVSCADILAMAARDAVFFAGGPVYDIPKGRKDGRRSKIEDTINLPSPTLNSSELIKVFGQHGFTAQEMVVLSGAHTLGVARCSSFKHRLSNFDSTHDVDPTLDAQFAKTLSKTCSGGDKSEQAFDSTKDTFDNDYYNALQRKTGVLFSDQTLYNNPRTRGIVNAYAFNQAMFFLDFQQAMVKMGLLDVKERSSGEVRANCRIIN from the exons ATGGGAAAGTATGAGTTGTTTatggtgatattgttgttggatataaTAGTGAGTGGATGGAGATTTGATGGAGGGGGAGGATATGGATTAGTTGATGGTCTGAGAATGGATTATTACTACATGATGAATTGTCCATTTGCAGAGGGAATAGTGAAGAACACTGTGAATAGGCATTTGCAAACTGATCCTACTCTTGCTGCTGCCCTTATTAGGATGCACTTCCACGATTGCTTCATCCAG GGATGTGATGCATCTGTGTTGATTGATTCAACAAAGGGTAACACAGCGGAAAAGGATTCGCCAGCAAATTTGAGCTTGAGAGGCTATGAAATCATTGATGATGTCAAAGAACAGCTCGAAAATCAATGCCCTGGTGTTGTCTCTTGTGCTGATATTCTTGCCATGGCTGCAAGGGATGCTGTCTTCTTT GCTGGAGGTCCAGTGTATGACATACCAAAAGGAAGGAAGGATGGAAGAAGGTCAAAAATAGAAGACACAATCAATCTGCCTTCCCCCACTCTAAATAGTTCAGAGCTTATCAAAGTGTTTGGCCAACATGGCTTCACTGCTCAAGAAATGGTGGTTCTATCtg gtgCACATACGCTAGGAGTGGCGAGATGCTCATCATTCAAGCACAGATTGAGTAACTTTGACTCAACACATGATGTGGATCCAACTTTGGATGCCCAATTTGCAAAGACTCTATCAAAAACATGCAGTGGTGGAGACAAGTCTGAGCAGGCCTTTGATAGCACAAAGGACACTTTTGACAATGACTACTATAATGCTTTGCAAAGGAAGACTGGTGTCCTTTTCTCTGATCAAACACTTTATAATAACCCTAGAACTAGAGGGATTGTTAATGCTTATGCCTTTAATCAAGCCATGTTCTTCCTTGATTTTCAACAAGCTATGGTTAAAATGGGTTTACTTGATGTTAAAGAACGATCCAGCGGGGAAGTGCGCGCCAATTGCCGTATCATCAATTAA
- the LOC132059682 gene encoding caltractin-like isoform X3: MTYLEEKSTGSLYRGASRREKPRGRNHQGLTQQKRLEIREAFDLFDTDNSGTIDAKELNVAMRALGFEASEEEINRMIAEVDKDGSGAIDFDEFVHMMNAKFGERDTKEELMKAFQIIDQDKNGKISFADIQRIADELGERFTDREIQEMIEEADRDRDGEVNVEDFMRMMRRTNFGH, from the exons ATG ACTTatttagaagaaaaatcaaCG GGAAGCCTTTACAGAGGTGCATCACGAAGAGAGAAACCCAGAGGACGTAATCATCAGGGGTTAACTCAACAGAAAAGGCTAGAAATAAGAGAGGCTTTTGACCTTTTTGATACAGACAACTCTG GAACCATTGATGCCAAAGAGCTCAATGTTGCTATGAG GGCTCTGGGTTTTGAAGCAAGTGAAGAG GAGATCAATCGAATGATTGCAGAAGTTGATAAGGATGGCAGTGGTGCAATTGACTTTGATGAATTTGTGCACATGATGAATGCCAAATTTGGGGAAAGGGACACTAAAGAAGAGCTCATGAAGGCATTTCAAATTATTGATCAAGATAAAAAT GGGAAGATCTCTTTTGCAGACATTCAAAGAATTGCTGATGAGTTGGGGGAGCGATTTACTGATAGAGAAATACAGGAAATGATAGAAGAGGCAGATCGTGATC GTGATGGAGAGGTTAATGTTGAAGACTTCATGAGAATGATGAGGAGAACCAACTTTGGGCATTAA
- the LOC132059682 gene encoding caltractin-like isoform X1, with translation MTYLEEKSTGSLYRGASRREKPRGRNHQGLTQQKRLEIREAFDLFDTDNSGTIDAKELNVAMRALGFEASEEEINRMIAEVDKDGSGAIDFDEFVHMMNAKFGERDTKEELMKAFQIIDQDKNGKISFADIQRIADELGERFTDREIQEMIEEADRDRTSTCSNYCFYLIKCLLACLYTKQPKSSKGVFGMKGNVMENVSLENK, from the exons ATG ACTTatttagaagaaaaatcaaCG GGAAGCCTTTACAGAGGTGCATCACGAAGAGAGAAACCCAGAGGACGTAATCATCAGGGGTTAACTCAACAGAAAAGGCTAGAAATAAGAGAGGCTTTTGACCTTTTTGATACAGACAACTCTG GAACCATTGATGCCAAAGAGCTCAATGTTGCTATGAG GGCTCTGGGTTTTGAAGCAAGTGAAGAG GAGATCAATCGAATGATTGCAGAAGTTGATAAGGATGGCAGTGGTGCAATTGACTTTGATGAATTTGTGCACATGATGAATGCCAAATTTGGGGAAAGGGACACTAAAGAAGAGCTCATGAAGGCATTTCAAATTATTGATCAAGATAAAAAT GGGAAGATCTCTTTTGCAGACATTCAAAGAATTGCTGATGAGTTGGGGGAGCGATTTACTGATAGAGAAATACAGGAAATGATAGAAGAGGCAGATCGTGATC GAACCTCGACTTGTTCGAACTATTGTTTCTATCTGATCAAATGTCTCTTGGCATGTCTATATACAAAACAACCAAAGTCgtctaagggtgtgtttggtatgaagggaaatgtcatggaaaatgtttccttggaaaacaa GTGA
- the LOC132059682 gene encoding caltractin-like isoform X2 has translation MGSLYRGASRREKPRGRNHQGLTQQKRLEIREAFDLFDTDNSGTIDAKELNVAMRALGFEASEEEINRMIAEVDKDGSGAIDFDEFVHMMNAKFGERDTKEELMKAFQIIDQDKNGKISFADIQRIADELGERFTDREIQEMIEEADRDRTSTCSNYCFYLIKCLLACLYTKQPKSSKGVFGMKGNVMENVSLENK, from the exons ATG GGAAGCCTTTACAGAGGTGCATCACGAAGAGAGAAACCCAGAGGACGTAATCATCAGGGGTTAACTCAACAGAAAAGGCTAGAAATAAGAGAGGCTTTTGACCTTTTTGATACAGACAACTCTG GAACCATTGATGCCAAAGAGCTCAATGTTGCTATGAG GGCTCTGGGTTTTGAAGCAAGTGAAGAG GAGATCAATCGAATGATTGCAGAAGTTGATAAGGATGGCAGTGGTGCAATTGACTTTGATGAATTTGTGCACATGATGAATGCCAAATTTGGGGAAAGGGACACTAAAGAAGAGCTCATGAAGGCATTTCAAATTATTGATCAAGATAAAAAT GGGAAGATCTCTTTTGCAGACATTCAAAGAATTGCTGATGAGTTGGGGGAGCGATTTACTGATAGAGAAATACAGGAAATGATAGAAGAGGCAGATCGTGATC GAACCTCGACTTGTTCGAACTATTGTTTCTATCTGATCAAATGTCTCTTGGCATGTCTATATACAAAACAACCAAAGTCgtctaagggtgtgtttggtatgaagggaaatgtcatggaaaatgtttccttggaaaacaa GTGA